tgtctagttgaaatggattggacaaatttaggtaaaattggtaccaaaatcacaaaaatgaagcttatgaaaaactacctaatctgatggtataggtgaagagaaatgcaatttttttcaacataactttagtttggttgtggaaactttttacctatggcttaattatgtttcagtgaaataatgtcgctagttaaaaattaaaaatatagctcaacattgaaaatagaagcattttaaccagttcgtttgttgataggcgtggagcactgaaaatcaccaagttcatgaagtcatcaagaaccacttattcccattttacatatcaacattatttctctaatgtgttagcaacatgtatccaaaattttGACGAAATccattgatagtaagctttccaaaatgaagcagggctgtcaacgttttggaattgcttggtgtGAGACAGAGCCGTACCGGGATTTGTCGACTACAATATTcgttttgacccatgattatttgagccatgaCGTTCGAGAATCTAAAAAGGGGGGGAGGGTAGGGACAACATATTATTTtaatgatgcgtgagattttactaattcTCCAGCATTTTGCgggagatttactacctaggagtgagattatactaccttggcgtgagaccatgAGGAAGTGACGCAATGCGTGAGACTTgtacggccaatgcgtgagagttgacagccctgatgaaGTGAAttaaaaacatcagtgatgtaccaccttttggcttctacatgtaaaagcatgtaagttacattgataccgatgctactaatagaacaagaagatttgccccttcattttgcatattattttgataaatttttgtttctcatttcttcacaaaatgcaaaaaaatgcaattggtgtagtacccccttaagttacgCTATCATTACCTGAGCTTCAACTCCAGCTTTAACAACTTGTATGATGATGTGTACATCCTGCTTTTTCAAGTCACCACGGTCCATGCAAACCAAAATTAACATATCCAAAAATGGTGGAGGTTCATGCCAGGCATGAGCAAAAGCATTTTGTAGCCAGTTTGTTGCTCCTTTCCATATGGctacaaaatcacaaaaatggtaGTCTTGGATATAGACTGAGTTGCCTTCTATCAGAACAGTAGCCTCCTCAGAATGCTTTGAATCCATTTTTTGGGGGGGCCAAAGGATTCGCCATTGGTCATTCTGACCTGTTGGTGTAAAAATACATCAATGACTGCAATTTGTATCTGTCAATACCCTTATATCTTATAAATAGTGATTTAAACCTGGCTGATTCAAAATTTGATTAATTGTATCATattttcgtattcaaaatgctggAATCTACATATTAAAGTCCAGTGTAGGTATGTACTATAATactatacatgtatgttaatcAGTACTAATTATcatgaaaagtatataaaaaaatGTACTTGAGTGAACAGACATGTGGACTAACAAAGCCAGAAATTGTTTTATAACACCTACACATTTCTCGGCATATCTGCACAGAGGGCTAGATCACTTTAATTGCATGTCAACCTTTTTTGGCCACTGGGATATTTTTGATTGCACAGGCACAGTCATATATATTTAAACTGATGTGCAAGAGGCTTATTTTATGACTGTTTACATAGAAAATTCAGACAAACCAAATAAGCGCATTGTCTGCATGTCTAAATCTTAAACTTCTGTGCAATCAGCATTAGTTAAgtccggggggagggggggcactcaaattttttggtaggggtgtgccaccgccagtttcgaactcgaggtctaaggaactgatcggccggccaaAAAAGGGGCCTTGGGAACTAAATTaactagcccgaaacatcatggccctgttccttccttcgtacggagaaggaccctgcagacctacctatagcctactgataattatagcagcagccagcagcattacataaaagcccaccataaaaacaaacccacaaaaatattttttcagtgccgTAACATTGAACTGCCATGCATACATGAGACGCTAGACGATTGAGTGAAATATGCAGAATTTGACAACCATTCCATTATTTGGCACTAAACCAGATCGTAAAtaaccttttaattcactgttatggccagctgcaaggacgtgtacataattatttgaggtactttccttatatttggcaattttattcccaaaagagatctcaaaatcatttatttccagcaaaatgTTTATCAGCTGATGAAGGCCTCGGCACTCGGCCGTGCTGcaatcactgtttatcaacaaccaaccagtgttgccattactacaaggagcccaaaattcaccttattccttacaatgtgtttcaatggggaagaaattgatggaaaattccctttgaagcttttgggctcgcaaaagtagcttttgggcttgaaatagtaggacagaaaacacgcttATTAAGACGCCAATGAGAGCGGAGATCGGTGATCTGAGAGTCTATGGAACGGCttgaaaaattttggggcttcaagAGCAGCAATCAAtaaattcagagggtctaaggaacggctagcggctctgaaaaagggggtcgtcgccacTGCACATACTATAGCTGgggaatgtgagtgcccccccccccggagttaagttctgcaattttctggaataaggtttgaaaaagtgaatgtATGAATCTTTTAGAACTTCAATTGCTTAAGTAGATAATGGGATTAGTTTGGTTAAGGGTTTGATTAACCATGCATGCATGTTAATCAGCTTTATATGCCAAAAGTTCCTTCTTGGGTTGCTTAtatttcaattcaagaaacatttatttcacaacttcaaaaatacatagtataaatgacaaatgccataattttcaaaccaattacatacaaagcaaagtagTGAATCTGAATTTATTGATTGCCGCTCTTGAAGCCCCAAAATTATATCAGAGGATCATTGATGCATGCACATATTTTCCTGGTTGgtattgtaatattaatttgaACCTCATTCTGCACAAAGTTTCTGAGGAGTGAGGGCTAACGGCccttacgaaacagttctgtaaaactaatgtagcagggtcatctaagttttatcatgtaattaattataatataattaattattataattatattatcaggtgaacaaaataatattgtgttaatttcaattttattggcAATTTGTTTGGAATAATTTGAAAATTGTATCATGAAATAATCTTCCTTTTGGAGTTCGGACAAATTGGTTGCAAGTAAAAATGTTTAGTAAAGTGCTGACTtcctttatatcctgagggaGTTCTTTGGTAGATTTGAGGTCCCCTTTTTTACCCGTAGTTTAAAAGCTGAGTtcctttatatcctgagggaATTCTTTGGTAGATTTGAGGTCCTCTTTTTTACCCATAGTTTAAAAGCAGGGTTCCTTTATATCCTAAGGGAGTTCTTTGGTAGATTTGAGGTCCCCTTTTTTACCCGTAGTTTAAAAGCAGAGTTCCTTTATATCCTAAGGGAGTTCTTTGGTAGATTTGAGGTCCCCTTTTTCTACCTGTGGTGTAAAATTAGTTTGTATAACCTATTTTGTTATAGCAAATTGTTTATTCAAAATTGTAGAGTCTAGTATAAAAGGCAGATACCGATACTGATATTGATATTTAATGAGATAATTGTTAAGAGGTagtatgattggtacaatgtGTTGTAAATATTATTAACGAAAGGCATTGGTGGCAGCAAGAAATACTAAGGAtccgctcagtgatgtagccaggacttttgcagggggcagcaaggtacatttcaaggtttgggacaaacttggacgaaaatggtacaaaatggccaaaaggtacaccaaatttgtccaaaatgggctaaaaagtactgtaaatgcataaaaatcttaaatatcagaacGGCCAACATcaaacaggggcaagacttctcacggtggatatgatatggtggcaagaagacttgcttcgatcacgatgtaattgcaatttcaagccattgatttatatggaaaggatactacaaattatatttctaaatgatatatataatctcctctcataccattaatcacattaaataaaacattaacatgttcacaaaatataaaaaatttacaaaccgcgaaagactctgaccgcgcaagacgggtgaccgctagttttGATAATTTTGCTGCCATTTGATTGAATCAttaacaaaaattgaaattggaaTTGATAACAAGTATAATTTAATAGCTTTGTTAGTTATGCTTTAAAAAagctttgtttgttttataaGAAGTATAATGCTGAATAAGTTTTTTTAATAGTAAGAATTCAAATTTAAATCCAACTGATATTCGTTGATGCTTATATTATACAACCTTGAGCTAAGATTTATTGCTTACATATTGGAAGTGAAAAAAATGGCAATAAAATACTTTTGGTATGGCAGGTGAATGCCTCATATAAAATTTTGTGTCTCTTTGTCTCATTatctgtctatgagcaattcGAAGTAGATCaaatacagtatttatcatataaatagtaACTTACCATTAGAGGATCTGGTAAAGACACGCAAGTGTTTTTTGTCCAAGTTGACAACTGAATGGGGTAGCGTTGTCTGTACTGGTTTCTTGAATTGGTATCCTTCTGCCTCAATGTGAATTACTGGACTAATGATGAAATCATGTGCACCAAGTGGAGGATGATATCTGTTGTCCCAGTGAACTGATGCTGATATTTTAACTGATTCTCCAGAGGAAATAGCTCCTTTTGGAATTTTAATGGTAACTCCAGTATTGTGTACCTTTATAATTCCTCCCTTCGAATCAATCACTGCAGACTGAGCTTGAGCCTTTGTTCTTGATATGTGTAGCTGGCCAAGTGCTGTTTCTTGTGATGTTTGTGTGGTTTTACTACTTTCTTCATACTTCTGTTTTGGCATTACAGAAGGCTCCTCTTGTACTTCTATcaatatggaaaaacaaaaaaatggtatatattttaagcattttatttcaaaatactagtaaagGTTAAAAGTGAATACATGATTACATAAATGTATTTATTCTATGGACACTACCTGTCACATGATCGGAAAGGTTGAAGACACTACAACCCTGAAAGATGGGGATGTTTGAGTGGGAAGGATGATACAGTTAAATGATTTGCTTCGTATTTGTTGTGTAGAAAGCACAAAGCAAAGAGTTGATTTTAAGGGTATCGTTTCTGATTCACTTGAAATAAAAGTTGGTGTTCCCCAGTAtgggcccattattatttctcatttttatcaatgatatgccaaatGTATTATCACATGGGAAAATATCTATGTGTGCAGACAATAACACTCTATCAATGGTActaatactgatattatttctaaaaagctcAGTGAAGATCTTTCTGCAATTAATGGTAGactcggtattgttggtcgaagcaaccaaaaaatagATTCTCATTATCTAAATCGATGTGCAAGAATAATATTGCGTGTCAATCACCTTACTTCTTCTCAaataatgtttcctatattagggTGGGGATCACTTCCTAATTGggcaatgtatttcaaatctctgttaatgtttttaaacaacgATATGTCTCCACAGCACCTTAGCAACAGGTTTTCTTATGTGCATGAAAGCATAACATTAACACCAGCTAGACAAGCTGCAGACATTCAAACAAATATTTAATCTTAAAATTTTGAGCATGTACTtgtaaatgatgtgtttttacttactttgaaaattgtatgtatttttgtattttaatttgtatcTAATAGCTGTATATactatataaattgcatgttgacAATTGttgatttttaaagttttgtaaatgtgtagcagggccccatgttagaccagctatttggctgaattgggctatgttggataaatatgattaaaataaataaataaaaaataaataaataaactgaccatttttgaaagttggaAGAGACACATAATTGTTTTAGAAAAGCTAATTCTTGATGATTtcaatttttgagtattttataaGAGCAAGATGTTTGATGAAGTCAATGATTTCACTTCAGTAGACTCAAATGTGATAAAAAGCACATTCATAAATGCAGAGGAAAAGTCTAGTTGATTCTTATTTTCTGATACAATTATTAGTCTTACTCACCCTGAGGTTTTTGTTCTATAGCCAAGATTATTGGACTCTTCTTCCCATCATTCTGTGTCTTTTGTATGTGATCACCAATATATCCACTTTTGTCAACTCTCTCAGATGTCTCAACACCAATTCCTTTAATTAATAAACAAGTTTCATTTTCAAAGTCAGAAATCTAATTTTCAATGTACTTCAATGTAATGTAATTTGGTTAAGGGGGTATTTCCCCCtccccaaaatatttttcttcccccCCCTTCCTccgaaattacaaaaaataaaacactttTTGTGCAATTAAGacttctctgtagtccacttgcccattgtgcatactctggctattgcatttaagcttaaactctgatttgtattaatttgtgcacaattgatagattttcacatctgatcttttcagtcaccttacaccctctgttagcttcccaagtggactacttactttggattgcAGTTAACATGCTTAACATGGTTGTTTATGGATGAGATTGTtgaatttctggcctactaaaattggccatgatgtaatatatctttaaatggatctggcttgtggtTGGTCGCCCTGATCTTGTTAcgatttaaatcctccgggcacgtgccattaccattaactacatcttATTAGTcacaactatctgtggaatttgcggCACTTTGTGTTGGCGCAATAGTTAAAAAACTCTCACAAGGTGCATGACGTACGTATAGCACGTCTTGTACTTCCATGCTTTGTGCTTgcagttaaattggattgataaacaagtatgattgacagtgtgcaTTAGGGACAAAGTCCCCGATCAAAGTCCTGCTCAAaatccaaagtacatagtcgatttttgactTGGGCTTTGgtaattaataaactggtagattctaaaatcagaattgttcagtattgaagtgagccaaaTCATGCCattaagatatgttgcattcaataaggcctaaaaaaattgtttgattggcttaACCCGACCGACCTAAACTACTAGAcgttttttcttatattttttgcaaaaaaaaaaaaaaaaaaaaaaaaattaaattaaattaaattaaaaaaacaaaaacaaaaaaagttccaaggtctttatcatacgcaatttaccgcttaaaatgtgtgtaaaaaaaattgctgaccgacctaccctaattttttttatgttaaaccaatcaaacattttttaggcctaagaatatcgcgtgttgaaagctggctgtttttatttatttttatggtcaatatgagtttgtttaaaatataaccatgtgattcatgcttgataattatttatttttatttataagacataatgttgtgattgccgtacACTTCCTTTAAAGTATAAAgtatgaaatttaataaaaattaatttttttgaaacaagTAGAGACAAAACTTTTGGGCTATGGACATCTAAACGGCctcacccttattttcagcttgcatgaatgcctccttaccatgtccgtgcGCAGATTAGTTTCAGGCACCCAGCTTTTTACTATATCAAAATgcaccatttttgaaagttggaAGAAACACATTTTTTAGAAACTGTAAGCTAATTCTTTAAAAGATGATTTCAATTTTTGAGTACTTAAGAACAAGATGTTTGATGAAGTCAAAGATTTCACTACAGCAGACTCAAATGTGATAAAAAGCATATTCATACATattcacgatataacgacgtttctgattggatttgggacgatttttgctggtcataaattccgttaTGACCAGTACGCTGAAGCATAAACAAACTGCGCCATGCAGCGTTGGAACATAATTAACatgatccacgatttgctagtgttgcgtacacgcacatgtcaccgcgcccatctcacgcggagcatAAAcaacgatcatgccctcaatcctatgaatgaacccatAATTCATAAATGCAGGGGAAGTCTAGTTGATTCTTATTTTCTCATACAATTATTAGTCTTACTCACCCTGAGGTTTTTGTTCTATAGCCAAGATTATTGGACTCTTCTTCCCATCATTCTGTGTCTTTTGTATGTGATCACCAATATATCCACTTTTGTCAACTCTCTCAGATGTCTCAACACCAATTCCTTTAATTAATAAACAAGTTTCATTTTCAAAGTCAGAAATCTAATTTTCaatgtacgaggggcagtcagtatgttttaagagtggactcgtgacgtcatatgtggattgttttcatggcatttttcAATGATTATATAAACActatacctttgtctttcaaacaacacatgtaaaaattatatcatacacatgattacgtaacagcattagcataaaatcagtatactagggacactgccaaatcacgcaaaaaggagggccttttaaattacagcaaagacacgtgtttacaatgtccgagaacaAAAAAAGTACAAAAGGCATAAGGCTAGTTTTTGGCAGGAATAAACATTAGGTCCTCACTTTGCATTTAGTAAAATATGAAACTTGTCATTAAactgtggtggaaatgggacgcctggaaacttcaacaactttagggattgaatggaagcaaaattattctgcaaaaatggcgttaatgaaaaagcagttattacaaatgacattaattatcttcaaaatgaaacagactaaaatataatgactggtcacgtgtgagagctagtactcagtgcgatgataactggtgcaaatcaaacaataattcatgcatgcgtaggtaggatgaccgatacaacatggtggaaatgcacgaaaatggcaaaattccatgtaaatagggcctaaaatattacaaaatgctatgaaaattttaatttaaatatttatatgaatttttatggatgatctcaacctgaaatgaacagaaaagttttaaaataaatttcttattaaaacgatggcctctctctctgtatcactactttttgtataaatgtaacaatggtagaataacagttatattttaatcacggattcaaatattttctagggagactcccgttttaatatttggagattagtcaacagaactggccacaaaacaaaaatccacgtttgctatttttggcaatatcaagatttgtatagaaagaaaagctgcatgtttttgtcaaaaataagacatatttgaccatgcattttaaacaaactaaaacctttacagcccaacaaacatggtttaataaactggtagtttgtgttctattactgttccaaaaggcagcattctccattctttaattcccaagaaaatataaaaaatacaacaatagctcatttcagcctcttatttcacttaacaaaaacgactcaatttcaccagtgactctagaccattgattttatgctaatgctgttacgtaatcatgtgtgtgatataatttttgcatgtgttgtttgaaagacaaaggtagagTGCtgatgtaatcattgagaaatgccatgaaaacaatccacatatgacgtcacgagtccattcttaaaacatactgactgcccctcgtacttCAAAGTAATGTCATTTGGCCTctccaaaatattgtttttgttccCCCCTCACTTTTAAAGCAAAACCctctaaaatacaaaaatttccactttttgtggcaattttgtttaaaattggttgattttacccccctgaaattcactttgccccccttgaAAAAATTCCTGATGCATGCTGCCACGTACTGCATATACCTTTGGTGTCCTTTTGCATCTCTCTGCTGTTTCCATGCCAATTTacctttcttcatatttttgacttaaatgtgtattttgtatctttcataatatttgttgcTCTAGTATATATAAAGCAATTCAGGCATTTGGCCACGATGTTGTACAGGTCAATAAAATCATAtatctaaagccatgatttctttgtgttacaaaattttaaatctgtgttacaaaaacgatttccgtgattttccattttccactataaagcactgaaaagtttaaacaaacatgttttcaaagtgtattttgtcttacattttactgtagtatggccatgaatgcctccttaccatgtccgtgcGCAGATTAGTTTTGGGTGCCCAACTTTTTGACTACATGTAGATCATGATgcaccatttttgaaagttggaAGAGACAAATGTTTTTAGAAACTGAAAGCTAATTCTTTAAAAGATGATTTCAATTTAAGTAATTTAAGAACAAGATGTTTGAAGTCAATGATTTCACTTCAGCAGATTCAAATGTGACAAAAAGCACATTCAAAAATACAGTGAAAAAGTCTAGTCGATCCTTATTTTCTGATACAATTATTAGTCATACTCACCCTGAGGTTTTTGATCTATAGCCAAGTCTATTGGACTCTTTTTCCCATCCTTCTGTGTCTCTTGTGTGTGATCACCAATATAACCACTTTTGTCAACTCCCTCAACAGTAGATTTCTCAGTACTCATTCCTTTAATTAATAAACAAGTTTCATTTTCAAAGTCAGAAATCTAATTTTCAATGTACTTCAATGTAATGTAATTTGGTTAAGGGGGAATTTCCCCCtccccaaaatatttttcttgccccccaaaaaaatttttttaaagcaaaacctcccaaattacaaaaatgtccactttttatggcaatattgttcaaaatttgtttcatatttgttGCATCTCAAGCAATTCAGTCATTTGGCCACAATGTTGTACAGGTCAATAAAATCATATATCATAACttgaaaacattcaaacattaccaggcctgagagtgtgtctttgaaaa
Above is a genomic segment from Amphiura filiformis chromosome 17, Afil_fr2py, whole genome shotgun sequence containing:
- the LOC140138478 gene encoding uncharacterized protein; translated protein: MSTEKSTVEGVDKSGYIGDHTQETQKDGKKSPIDLAIDQKPQGIGVETSERVDKSGYIGDHIQKTQNDGKKSPIILAIEQKPQGIGVETSERVDKSGYIGDHIQKTQNDGKKSPIILAIEQKPQEVQEEPSVMPKQKYEESSKTTQTSQETALGQLHISRTKAQAQSAVIDSKGGIIKVHNTGVTIKIPKGAISSGESVKISASVHWDNRYHPPLGAHDFIISPVIHIEAEGYQFKKPVQTTLPHSVVNLDKKHLRVFTRSSNGQNDQWRILWPPQKMDSKHSEEATVLIEGNSVYIQDYHFCDFVAIWKGATNWLQNAFAHAWHEPPPFLDMLILVCMDRGDLKKQDVHIIIQVVKAGVEAQNVLEELEQGGALECAPQTQYKLSLKDENTTNMSFQVDSVFPTGAWNSANQEVEIIPYTSLQHGNSGSRTVLSFLRQVQNAKHITGTVKVKRPDLITTLHFSSDWRSAQHERETPVSCDESLTNNSTRHPQNLRRNGTGQRGSPQQNIRQASNWL